The Hyla sarda isolate aHylSar1 unplaced genomic scaffold, aHylSar1.hap1 scaffold_2876, whole genome shotgun sequence genome window below encodes:
- the TBXAS1 gene encoding thromboxane-A synthase (The sequence of the model RefSeq protein was modified relative to this genomic sequence to represent the inferred CDS: added 75 bases not found in genome assembly) → MGIRHPPPAPFIGNVLLFQKGFWEGTNNILKRFGPITGYYLGRRPIVLLADPEAVKQILQKDFSNFTNRMKLNLVTKPMSDSLLCLRDEQWKRVRSVLTPSFSAARMREMCPLINQGCDVLLNNLQEIADSGEPCNVQRSYASYTMDIVASVAFGTKVDSQNDPDHPLVQNCKKFLELFTPFKPAVLLTLSFPSIMIPLVRRLPNKNRDRINSFFCAAIREMIALRDGQPANERRRDVLQLMLDARMSDANVSVDHFDIVNQADLTAPAGAEPKKTTKTLSEEEMVGQAVIFLIAGYETTCSLLTFTTYLLATHPACQEALLREVDEFAENHDGADYNTVHNLPYMDMVISESLRMYPPAFRFAREAARDCTVMGRKIPAGTVLEIPIGCMQNDPHYWAEPEAFRPERFTAEEKQKRHPFLYLPFGAGPRSCIGMRLAILEAKITLYRILRKFRFETCPRTQIPLQVTAMSTLRPKDGVYVRVVAR, encoded by the exons ATGGGGATCAGACATCCTCCGCCGGCTCCGTTCATCGGGAACGTCCTGCTCTTCCAGAAG GGATTCTGGGAAGGAACAAACAATATCCTGAAGAGGTTCGGGCCGATCACGGG GTATTACCTGGGGCGACGCCCGATTGTTCTCCTCGCCGACCCCGAGGCCGTGAAGCAGATTCTTCAGAAAGACTTCAGCAACTTCACCAACAGGATG AAGCTGAACCTGGTGACTAAAccgatgagtgacagcctcctgtgcCTGCGCGATGAGCAGTGGAAGCGCGTGCGCAGCGTCCTCACCCCGTCCTTCAGCGCAGCGCGGATGAGAGAG ATGTGCCCCCTCATAAACCAGGGATGCGATGTGCTGCTCAACAACCTGCAGGAGATCGCAGACTCCGGGGAACCCTGTAACGTCCAGag ATCGTACGCCTCTTACACCATGGACATCGTGGCCAGCGTGGCGTTCGGCACCAAAGTGGATTCCCAGAATGATCCGGATCACCCGCTGGTGCAGAACTGCAAGAAGTTCCTGGAACTGTTCACTCCCTTCAAGCCTGCGGTGCTGctgacat TGTCTTTCCCGTCCATCATGATTCCTCTCGTTCGCCGTCTTCCCAATAAGAATCGCGACCGGATAAACAGCTTCTTCTGCGCGGCCATCAGGGAAATGATCGCTCTCCGTGACGGGCAGCCGGCCAATGAG CGCCGGCGCGATGTTCTGCAGCTGATGCTGGATGCCAGGATGTCTGACGCCAACGTCTCCGTAGATCACTTTGACATTGTGAACCAGGCGGATCTGACTGCGCCCGCGGGGGCGGAGCCTAAGAAGACCACCAAGACTCTGTCCGAGGAGGAGATGGTGGGCCAGGCCGTCATCTTCCTCATTGCCGGCTACGAGACCACCTGCAGCCTCCTGACCTTCACCACCTACCTACTGGCCACCCACCCCGCGTGCCAGGAGGCGCTGCTGCGCGAAGTGGATGAGTTCGCCGAAAACCAC GACGGTGCGGACTATAACACTGTGCACAATCTGCCCTACATGGACATGGTGATCTCCGAGTCCCTGCGCATGTACCCGCCCGCGTTCAG ATTCGCCCGTGAAGCCGCCCGTGACTGCACCGTGATGGGGCGTAAGATACCGGCCGGGACTGTTCTGGAGATTCCCATTGGGTGTATGCAGAATGACCCCCATTACTGGGCGGAGCCTGAGGCCTTCAGACCTGAGAG GTTCACGGCGGAGGAGAAGCAGAAGCGTCACCCCTTCTTGTACCTGCCCTTTGGGGCCGGGCCCCGCAGCTGCATCGGGATGAGGCTCGCCATCTTGGAGGCCAAAATCACCTTGTACCGGATCCTGCGCAAATTCAGATTCGAGACTTGTCCCCGCACTCAG